The following coding sequences are from one Humulus lupulus chromosome X, drHumLupu1.1, whole genome shotgun sequence window:
- the LOC133804464 gene encoding secreted RxLR effector protein 161-like, whose protein sequence is MEANAKLCAHEGKDLQDGAMYRQLVGSLIYLTLTRPDISYAVGVASRYMQQPKNPHLEAVRRMLRYVKDTINYSLLYKKGDEIKIVGYCDADYAGDHDTRRSTTGYVFMLGSGVVSWCSKRQPTVSLSTTEAEYRAAAMAAQEMSLHCDNQSAIRLAENPVFHARTKHVEVHYHFLREKVLQEEIEMQQINTDDQVPDIFTKGLSTIKFLKFRTQLNLVKREEA, encoded by the exons ATGGAAGCTAATGCCAAGTTATGTGCTCATGAAGGGAAGGACTTGCAAGACGGAGCAATGTATCGGCAACTTGTAGGTAGTTTAATCTACCTTACGTTAACTAGACCAGATATTTCATATGCAGTTGGAGTAGCAAGTCGATATATGCAACAACCAAAGAATCCTCATTTGGAAGCAGTGCGACGAATGCTAAGGTATGTCAAAGATACCATTAACTACAGCCTCTTATATAAGAAAGGTGACGAGATTAAGATAGTTGGATATTGCGATGCTGATTATGCTGGAGATCACGATACTCGTCGCTCAACAACTGGATATGTATTCATGCTTGGATCTGGAGTCGTATCTTGGTGTAGCAAAAGGCAACCAACGGTGTCCTTGTCAACCACTGAAGCAGAATATAGAGCAGCAGCAATGGCAGCTCAGGAAA TGTCACTTCATTGTGATAATCAGTCTGCTATTCGTCTAGCAGAAAATCCTGTGTTTCATGCAAGGACAAAGCACGTGGAAGTGCATTATCATTTTCTGAGAGAAAAAGTGCTTCAAGAAGAAATAGAGATGCAACAAATCAACACAGATGATCAAGTTCCTGACATATTCACCAAAGGACTAAGCACAatcaagtttttgaaattcagAACTCAACTAAACCTCGTCAAACGAGAAGAAGCTTAG
- the LOC133803233 gene encoding ankyrin repeat-containing protein NPR4-like codes for MERVFSLLYKAAREGNVTTLRQLLEQDSLILDRLIIINNNGFSETPLHVAAMLGHADFVKEIITHKPELANELDIWRSTPLHLAVAKGHLESVRVLLSTADHELMSSTWDGEGRNPLHLAAMRGRLDVLRELLKVAPEAIRVNLKDRNETILHVCVRHNQLEALKFLVNNMDDYQIVNAKDDYGMTVLHLAVTNKQIETVKFLLINTKIEVNAVNASNFTALDILAQSQRSEKDFDILESLHSMGASRATDQPLPMDHHKPIKATTHHHHHHHVLQKDEATTKPRYWLTRKRESLMVVASLIATMAFQAGTTPPGGLWQENTSSSTAANSPSYDHHLAGESVMAYRDSDFLYNSYLICNTVGFVGSLSIILLFVTGLPFCHRFLMWVSTIILWVTITAMTATYTIAIWVAAPHNDMNIVRHMLLYLILSWAGVMVVVALLHMINIVNKIFKWLGNITMVRRKKFVYGDGAA; via the exons ATGGAGAGAGTGTTTAGCTTGCTTTACAAAGCTGCACGAGAAGGGAATGTCACCACTTTACGACAACTTCTTGAACAAGACAGTTTGATTCTCGATAGGCtcatcatcatcaacaacaatGGTTTCTCAGAGACTCCACTTCATGTGGCGGCCATGCTCGGCCATGCAGATTTTGTCAAGGAGATCATCACTCACAAGCCCGAACTCGCCAATGAACTTGACATTTGGCGCTCCACGCCACTCCACCTAGCGGTGGCGAAAGGCCACCTTGAGTCGGTCAGAGTACTGCTTTCCACGGCtgatcacgagctcatgtcttctACTTGGGATGGAGAAGGGAGAAATCCTCTCCACCTTGCGGCCATGAGAGGGCGGCTCGATGTGCTGAGAGAGCTGCTCAAAGTGGCGCCCGAGGCTATTCGGGTCAATTTGAAGGATCGAAATGAGACTATTTTGCATGTTTGTGTGAGGCATAATCAGTTGGAAGCTTTGAAGTTTTTGGTGAATAATATGGATGATTACCAGATTGTGAATGCCAAAGATGATTATGGCATGACTGTTTTGCATTTGGCGGTCACTAATAAGCAAATTGAG ACAGTGAAGTTTTTGCTTATAAACACTAAAATTGAAGTCAACGCAGTCAATGCAAGCAATTTCACTGCACTGGACATCTTAGCACAGAGCCAAAGAAGTGAGAAAGACTTTGACATCTTAGAGTCTCTTCATTCAATGGGAGCATCACGAGCCACAGATCAACCCTTACCTATGGATCATCACAAGCCTATTAAAGCCAcaactcatcatcatcatcatcatcatgttCTTCAAAAAGACGAAGCTACAACAAAGCCAAGATACTGGCTAACCAGAAAGAGAGAATCCCTAATGGTGGTGGCATCCCTTATCGCCACCATGGCTTTCCAAGCCGGAACAACTCCTCCCGGCGGTCTCTggcaagaaaacacctcctccTCCACGGCGGCGAACTCTCCTTCTTATGATCATCACTTAGCCGGAGAGTCAGTAATGGCTTATAGAGACAGTGATTTTTTGTACAATTCTTACCTGATTTGTAACACTGTGGGCTTTGTTGGATCACTGAGCATAATCTTGCTATTCGTTACTGGGTTGCCCTTTTGCCACAGATTCTTGATGTGGGTCTCCACGATAATTTTGTGGGTGACTATAACAGCCATGACTGCTACTTACACCATTGCCATTTGGGTTGCTGCTCCACACAATGATATGAACATTGTTCGTCATATGTTATTGTATTTGATACTAAGCTGGGCTGGAGTGATGGTTGTGGTTGCACTGCTCCATATGATCAATATTGTCAACAAGATTTTTAAATGGTTGGGAAATATTACCATGGTTAGAAGAAAGAAATTTGTTTACGGCGATGGGGCAGCATAG
- the LOC133804470 gene encoding ankyrin repeat-containing protein BDA1-like has translation MERVFILLYKAAREGNVTTLRQLLEQDSLILDRLIIINNNGFSETPLHVAAMLGHADFVKEIITHKPELAKELDIWRSTPLHLAVAKGHLETVRVLLSTADHELMSSTWDGEGRNPLHLAAMRGRLDVLRELLKVAPEAIRVNLKDRSETILHVCVRHNQLEALKFLVNNMDDYQIVNAKDNYGMTVLHLAVTNKQIEV, from the coding sequence ATGGAGAGAGTGTTTATCTTGCTTTACAAAGCTGCACGAGAAGGGAATGTCACCACTTTACGACAACTTCTTGAACAAGACAGTTTGATTCTCGATAGGCtcatcatcatcaacaacaatGGTTTCTCAGAGACTCCACTTCATGTGGCGGCCATGCTCGGCCATGCAGATTTTGTCAAGGAGATCATCACTCACAAGCCCGAACTCGCCAAGGAACTTGACATTTGGCGCTCCACGCCACTCCACCTAGCGGTGGCGAAAGGCCACCTTGAGACGGTCAGAGTACTGCTTTCCACGGCtgatcacgagctcatgtcttctACTTGGGATGGAGAAGGGAGAAATCCTCTCCACCTTGCGGCCATGAGAGGGCGACTCGATGTGCTGAGAGAGCTGCTCAAAGTGGCACCCGAGGCTATTCGGGTCAATTTGAAGGATCGAAGTGAGACTATTTTGCATGTTTGTGTGAGGCATAATCAGTTGGAAGCTTTGAAGTTTTTGGTGAATAATATGGATGATTACCAGATTGTGAATGCCAAAGATAATTATGGCATGACTGTTTTGCATTTGGCGGTCACTAATAAGCAAATTGAGGTATGA